In the Anastrepha obliqua isolate idAnaObli1 chromosome 1, idAnaObli1_1.0, whole genome shotgun sequence genome, one interval contains:
- the LOC129237037 gene encoding gustatory receptor for bitter taste 93a has protein sequence MVFMTVMPTMLEPFITLSANTFISIFAHLQVISVSVFSVVSFVIQGRSEKKIFDIINGFIKLYKRISSQTGAKQILGRAFTLFIVLKLLLSFLGLIYEIALLLEGGMGVDFMLGVYLWLALIYVLDCCFVGFLVIKQMYIELAAHLMRMLDTMSVIESEQPPKPLSKHQAMKLLCVHAESIDESNAIYKKLYEVTKEFLHIFRWQIFYYIYYNFVITLMLMLRFIWRYLDTGYFDLLSFFASIFKFCNLTLLILCAHGVVEKSQLPEIIDLDLVCSDIDARWDVSVETFICQRKVENLEISVLGLFHLNNGFILVIISAIMAYLFILIQFGLTKNS, from the exons ATGGTTTTTATGACGGTGATGCCAACTATGCTAGAGCCTTTTATCACGTTATCAGCGAATACTTTCATTTCGATATTTGCACATTTGCAAGTGATTTCTGTCAGTGTTTTCTCGGTAGTCTCTTTTGTTATCCAAGGACGttcggaaaaaaaaatatttgatataattaacggatttattaaattatacaaaagaaTTTCGTCGCAGACTGGTGCAAAACAAATACTAGGACGAGCATTTACACTGTTTATCGTATTGAAACTATTGCTCAGCTTCTTGGGTCTAATCTACGAGATTGCCTTACTTTTGGAAGGGGGAATGGGCGTGGATTTCATGTTAGGCGTTTACCTTTGGCTAGCTCTAATATATGTACTGGATTGTTGCTTTGTGGGATTTCTGGTCATCAAACAAATGTATATTGAATTGGCTGCGCATCTGATGCGAATGCTGGATACGATGAGCGTCATTGAATCGGAACAGCCGCCTAAACCACTGAGCAAACACCAAGCCATGAAATTGTTATGCGTGCATGCTGAAAGTATCGACGAGAGCAATGCCATATACAAAAAGTTGTACGAGGTTACCAAAGAGTTTCTGCATATTTTTCGTTGGCAgatcttttattatatttactacAACTTCGTGATTACACTGATGCTGATGCTCCGGTTTATATGGCGATATTTGGATACGGGATATTTCGACTTGCTTTCGTTCTTCGCTTCTATTTTCAAGTTCTGCAATTTGACTCTCTTAATTTTATGTGCTCACGGCGTAGTGGAGAAGTCTCAATTGCCCGAAATAATCGATCTGGATTTAGTGTGTTCTGATATCGATGCCCGTTGGGATGTGAGC GTCGAGACGTTCATTTGCCAACGCAAAGTGGAAAATCTAGAAATTAGTGTTTTGGGACTCTTTCACCTCAACAATGGGTTCATCCTAGTCATTATCTCGGCCATTATGGCTTACCTCTTCATCTTAATTCAGTTTGGTTTGACAA AGAACTCATAA